From the genome of Ziziphus jujuba cultivar Dongzao chromosome 6, ASM3175591v1, one region includes:
- the LOC132804161 gene encoding RHOMBOID-like protein 4, translating to MSGNQPSEIQIRVNSRKGNNLVHPVEVETQTPPLSSPGQTAYREIKHFKKWVPWLIPLFVIANVIMFIITMYVNDCPKNSESCIADFLGRFSFQPLKENPLLGPSSHTLQKMGALDVKKVVDGDQGWRLITCNWLHGGVFHILANMLSLLVIGIRLEQEFGFVRIGLLYVISGFGGSLLSALFIQSNISVGASGALFGLLGGMLSELITNWTIYTSKLAAFVTLVIIIAINLAVGILPHVDNFAHIGGFLSGFLLGFVFLIRPQFGWVRQRYTPSGDLPSPKRKFKMYQCILWIISLILLVVGLTLGLVLILRGVDANDHCSWCHYLSCVPTSSWSCNTEPAYCVSNQIGNQLDLTCSSNNKTSTYMIPDPSTSRIQSLCTQLCS from the exons ATGTCCGGAAACCAACCATCGGAGATCCAAATCAGGGTCAATTCCCGGAAAGGAAATAACTTGGTCCACCCAGTAGAGGTTGAGACTCAGACACCTCCATTATCGTCTCCCGGTCAGACCGCTTACAGAGAAATCAAGCATTTTAAGAAGTGGGTTCCATGGCTAATTCCTCTATTTGTCATTGCCAATGTTATTATGTTTATCATCACCATGTATGTGAATGATTGCCCCAAGAATTCTGAATCCTGTATTGCTGATTTCTTGGGTAGGTTCTCTTTCCAGCCTTTGAAAGAGAACCCTCTTCTTGGACCTTCATCGCATAC GCTACAGAAAATGGGGGCTCTTGATGTGAAAAAAGTGGTAGATGGTGATCAGGGATGGCGGCTCATCACTTGTAATTGGTTACACGGAGGGGTTTTCCATATATTGGCTAATATGTTGAGTCTTTTAGTCATTGGGATCCGGCTTGAGCAAGAATTTGGTTTTG TCAGGATTGGGTTGCTTTACGTCATCTCTGGATTTGGTGGGAGTTTGTTATCTGCTCTTTTTATCCAGTCAAACATATCTGTCGGTGCTTCTGGTGCACTTTTTGGGTTACTGGGAGGAATGCTTTCTGAACTCATCACCAATTGGACAATTTACACTAGTAAG TTGGCAGCATTTGTTACCCTTGTGATCATCATAGCTATTAACTTGGCTGTGGGAATACTCCCACATGTGGACAACTTTGCTCATATCGGAGGATTTCTTTCGGGTTTCTTGCTTGGATTTGTGTTTCTGATCCGCCCACAGTTTGGATGGGTTAGACAAAGATATACTCCTTCAGGAGATTTACCTTCCCCTAAACGTAAATTCAAGATGTATCAATGCATATTATGGATCATTTCTCTTATTCTATTAGTTGTTGG GTTGACTCTTGGCCTGGTCTTGATTCTCCGGGGAGTTGATGCAAATGATCATTGTTCTTGGTGTCATTATCTGTCTTGTGTCCCTACTTCAAGCTGGAGCTGCAATACTGAGCCTGCATACTGTGTG TCGAACCAGATTGGTAACCAGTTGGATTTAACATGCTCGAGCAACAATAAAACCTCCACGTATATGATACCGGATCCAAGCACTTCCCGGATCCAGAGCCTGTGTACACAGCTATGCAGttaa